The following proteins are encoded in a genomic region of Bosea beijingensis:
- a CDS encoding YgfZ/GcvT domain-containing protein, with the protein MSVTRLIDRGVIRVSGDDTRDFLQNLVTNDLDPVVPGQAGYGALLTPQGKMICDFFILALAPEDGGGFLLDTPLLQTADLMKRLKLYKLRAKVALEDLTEKSAVIASADGAPLPTDAGFIYDDPRLPPLGQRAITDAEGVEALVTAEPEAYHARRIALGIPAGGRDFAYGDTFPHEALLDQIGGVSFKKGCYIGQEVVSRMQHRGTARTRVVPIVFDEGIAAETGADATAGGKPLGSIGSGANGRALAMLRLDRLADALAAGTPPLGGGMPFHLAEKPGFIRFPFPGEAGFGAVAGAAP; encoded by the coding sequence ATGTCCGTCACACGATTGATCGATCGCGGCGTCATCCGCGTCAGCGGCGACGACACGCGCGACTTCCTGCAGAACCTCGTGACAAACGATCTCGATCCGGTCGTGCCCGGACAGGCCGGCTACGGCGCGCTGCTGACGCCGCAAGGCAAGATGATCTGCGATTTCTTCATCCTCGCGCTGGCGCCGGAGGATGGCGGCGGCTTCCTGCTTGACACGCCCCTGCTCCAGACCGCCGATCTGATGAAACGCCTGAAGCTCTACAAGCTGCGCGCCAAGGTCGCGCTGGAGGATCTAACCGAGAAGAGCGCGGTCATCGCCTCGGCAGACGGCGCGCCGCTGCCCACTGACGCCGGCTTCATCTATGACGACCCGCGCCTGCCGCCGCTCGGCCAGCGCGCCATCACCGATGCAGAGGGCGTCGAGGCGCTCGTCACCGCCGAGCCGGAGGCCTATCACGCCCGCCGCATCGCGCTCGGCATTCCCGCGGGCGGGCGCGACTTCGCCTATGGCGACACCTTTCCGCATGAGGCCCTGCTCGACCAGATCGGCGGCGTCTCCTTCAAGAAGGGGTGCTATATCGGGCAGGAGGTCGTCTCCCGCATGCAGCATCGCGGCACGGCCCGCACCCGCGTCGTGCCGATCGTCTTCGACGAGGGCATCGCCGCCGAGACCGGCGCGGACGCCACGGCCGGCGGCAAGCCGCTCGGCAGCATCGGCTCGGGCGCCAATGGGCGGGCGCTCGCCATGCTCCGTCTCGACCGGCTCGCCGATGCGCTCGCTGCAGGCACGCCTCCGCTCGGCGGCGGAATGCCCTTCCATCTCGCGGAGAAGCCCGGCTTCATCCGCTTTCCCTTCCCCGGCGAAGCAGGCTTCGGAGCCGTCGCAGGAGCTGCCCCATGA
- a CDS encoding dihydroorotase, whose product MPQTYDVILKGGTVVNQDGRVARDVGVTGGKIMALGDLSQASAGEVVDCTGLHILPGVIDSQVHFREPGLDHKEDLESGSRSAALGGVTCVFEMPNTIPQTTTPEALADKIRRGRHRMHCDFAFWVGGTHENAHDVPELERLPGAAGIKVFMGSSTGDLLVEDDRGVAEILKRTRRRAAFHSEDEMMLRERMPLRVEGDPSSHPVWRSPEVALTCTKRLVRIARETGARVHILHISTAEEMLFLKDHKDVATVEVLPNHLTLVAPDCYERLGTYAQMNPPIRDDSHRQRIWWGVEQGIVDVLGSDHAPHTHEEKHHPYPASHSGMPGVQTLVPIMLDHVNAGRLTLERFVDLSSAGPQRIFGLEGKGRIAVGYDADFTIVDLKRRETITKEWSASKCGWTPYDGVTVTGWPVGTFVRGLKVMWEGELTTPSQGEPARFLEALPRRA is encoded by the coding sequence ATGCCCCAGACCTACGACGTCATCCTCAAGGGCGGCACGGTGGTGAACCAGGACGGCCGCGTCGCGCGCGATGTCGGCGTCACCGGCGGCAAGATCATGGCTCTGGGCGATCTCTCGCAGGCTTCGGCCGGAGAGGTCGTCGATTGCACCGGCCTCCACATCCTGCCCGGCGTGATCGACTCGCAGGTGCATTTCCGCGAGCCGGGGCTCGACCACAAGGAGGACCTGGAGAGCGGTTCGCGTTCGGCCGCGCTGGGCGGCGTGACCTGCGTCTTCGAGATGCCGAACACGATCCCGCAGACGACGACGCCGGAGGCGCTGGCCGACAAGATCCGGCGCGGGCGCCATCGCATGCATTGCGACTTCGCCTTCTGGGTTGGCGGCACGCATGAGAACGCCCATGATGTGCCGGAACTGGAGCGGCTTCCCGGTGCGGCCGGCATCAAGGTCTTCATGGGCTCCTCCACAGGCGACCTCCTGGTCGAGGACGACAGGGGCGTCGCCGAAATCCTGAAGCGCACGCGCCGGCGCGCCGCCTTCCATTCCGAAGACGAGATGATGCTGCGTGAGCGCATGCCGCTGCGTGTCGAGGGCGATCCGTCGAGCCATCCGGTCTGGCGTTCGCCCGAGGTGGCGCTGACCTGCACCAAGCGGCTGGTGCGGATCGCGCGCGAGACCGGCGCGCGCGTCCATATCCTGCACATCTCTACGGCTGAGGAGATGCTCTTCCTGAAGGATCACAAGGATGTCGCGACGGTCGAGGTGCTGCCGAACCACCTGACGCTGGTCGCGCCCGATTGCTACGAGCGGCTCGGCACCTATGCCCAGATGAACCCGCCGATCCGCGACGACAGCCACCGCCAGCGCATCTGGTGGGGCGTCGAGCAGGGCATCGTCGACGTGCTCGGCTCCGACCATGCGCCGCATACCCATGAGGAGAAGCACCACCCTTATCCGGCGAGCCATTCCGGCATGCCGGGCGTGCAGACGCTGGTGCCGATCATGCTCGACCATGTGAATGCCGGCCGGCTGACGCTGGAGCGCTTCGTCGATCTCAGCAGTGCCGGGCCGCAGCGCATCTTCGGGCTGGAGGGCAAGGGCCGGATCGCGGTTGGCTATGATGCCGATTTCACCATCGTCGATCTCAAGCGCCGCGAGACGATCACCAAGGAGTGGAGCGCCTCGAAATGCGGCTGGACGCCCTATGACGGCGTCACCGTTACCGGCTGGCCGGTCGGCACCTTCGTGCGTGGGCTCAAGGTGATGTGGGAGGGTGAGCTGACGACCCCGTCGCAGGGCGAGCCGGCCCGCTTCCTGGAGGCGCTGCCGCGCCGCGCCTGA
- a CDS encoding HD family hydrolase: MRRARPRLAPRRLMARKPEPPRAWQRMLSGRRLDLLDPSPLDIEIEDIAHGLARVARWNGQTRGAHSFSVAQHSLLVEAIAAHLNPDWNDGWRLMALLHDAPEYVIGDMISPFKVVMGDAYKSVELRLLAAIHLRFGLPAATPATLKKKVKEADTIAAFFEATRLAGFGREEALKFFGRPQALPAEVLAWLDPLDTEAAQARFLARFAALGGAGLTASGAPR; encoded by the coding sequence ATGCGCCGCGCTCGCCCGCGACTCGCGCCCCGCCGCCTGATGGCCCGCAAGCCGGAACCGCCCCGCGCCTGGCAGCGCATGCTCTCGGGCCGCAGGCTCGACCTGCTCGACCCCTCCCCGCTCGACATCGAGATCGAGGACATCGCCCATGGCCTTGCCCGCGTCGCTCGCTGGAACGGGCAGACGCGCGGCGCCCACTCCTTCTCGGTCGCGCAACACTCGCTGCTGGTCGAGGCGATCGCAGCCCATCTCAATCCGGATTGGAACGACGGCTGGCGCCTGATGGCGCTGCTGCATGACGCGCCCGAATACGTCATCGGCGACATGATCTCGCCGTTCAAGGTGGTGATGGGCGACGCCTATAAGAGCGTGGAACTGCGCCTGCTGGCGGCGATCCACCTGCGCTTCGGCCTGCCGGCGGCGACGCCGGCCACCTTGAAGAAGAAGGTCAAGGAGGCTGATACCATCGCCGCCTTCTTCGAGGCGACGCGCCTGGCCGGCTTCGGCCGCGAGGAGGCCCTCAAATTCTTCGGCCGGCCGCAGGCGCTGCCGGCCGAAGTCCTGGCATGGCTCGATCCGCTCGACACCGAGGCGGCGCAGGCGCGCTTCCTGGCGCGCTTCGCCGCGCTCGGCGGGGCCGGGCTTACTGCGTCAGGCGCACCGCGCTGA
- the pgm gene encoding phosphoglucomutase (alpha-D-glucose-1,6-bisphosphate-dependent), translated as MSDNVSPLAGKRLEPGQLVDVAALTKAYYEQPDPAQRLQQVAFGTSGHRGSALLRSFNEAHILAVAQAICLYRREQGIDGPLFLGIDTHALSRNAFETVLEVFAANGVATIIDEKLGFTPTPVISHAIIVHNRGRSAGLADGVVISPSHNPPADGGLKYNPPHGGPADTDATGWIEKRANAFLVDKLAGIQRIPYERALKSEHVHRHDFIAGYVADLASVVDMEAIRRASVVIGIDPLGGAGLDYYQPIIDRYGLNATIVSKEIDPAFGFMTADWDGKIRMDCSSPYAMASLIGMRDRFDVAFANDTDADRHGIVTRSSGLMNPNHYLATASAYLFANRPGWRADAAIGKTAVSSAIIDRAAAKLGRKLVEVPVGFKWFVDGLISGSFGFAGEESAGASFLRMDGSAWTTDKDGIILGLLAAEITAKTGSDPGVLYGKLTAELGEPRYARVDAPASASQKAVLKNLSAEQIATKELAGQPITAILSKAPGNDAPIGGVKVTAADGWFAARPSGTEDVYKIYAESFRDEAHLAAIQEDARKIVGQAFAAAGAS; from the coding sequence ATGAGCGATAACGTGAGTCCCCTGGCCGGCAAGCGGCTCGAGCCCGGCCAACTCGTCGACGTGGCGGCCCTCACCAAAGCCTATTACGAGCAGCCGGATCCTGCGCAGCGTTTGCAGCAGGTCGCCTTCGGCACCTCAGGCCATCGCGGGTCGGCCCTGCTGCGCTCGTTCAACGAGGCGCATATCCTGGCCGTCGCGCAGGCGATCTGCCTCTACCGCCGCGAGCAGGGGATCGACGGGCCGCTCTTCCTGGGGATCGACACGCATGCGCTCTCGCGCAATGCCTTCGAGACGGTGCTGGAAGTGTTCGCCGCCAACGGCGTCGCCACGATCATCGACGAGAAGCTCGGTTTCACGCCGACGCCCGTCATCTCCCACGCCATCATCGTGCATAACCGGGGCCGCTCGGCGGGGCTCGCCGACGGCGTCGTGATCTCGCCCTCGCATAACCCGCCGGCCGATGGCGGCCTGAAATACAATCCGCCGCATGGCGGGCCGGCCGATACCGATGCCACCGGCTGGATCGAGAAACGGGCGAATGCCTTTCTCGTCGACAAGCTCGCCGGCATCCAGCGGATTCCCTATGAGCGCGCGCTGAAGAGCGAGCATGTCCACCGGCACGACTTCATCGCCGGCTATGTCGCGGACCTCGCCAGCGTGGTCGATATGGAGGCTATCCGCCGGGCCAGCGTCGTGATCGGTATCGATCCGCTCGGGGGGGCAGGGCTCGACTATTACCAGCCGATCATCGACCGCTACGGGCTGAACGCGACGATCGTCAGCAAGGAGATTGATCCGGCCTTCGGCTTCATGACCGCCGACTGGGACGGAAAGATCCGGATGGACTGCTCGTCGCCTTACGCGATGGCGAGCCTGATCGGCATGCGCGACCGCTTCGACGTCGCCTTCGCCAACGATACCGACGCCGACCGGCACGGCATCGTGACGCGCAGCAGCGGGTTGATGAACCCGAACCACTATCTCGCGACGGCGAGCGCCTATCTCTTCGCCAACCGGCCGGGCTGGCGCGCGGATGCGGCGATCGGCAAGACGGCGGTATCGAGCGCGATCATCGATCGCGCCGCGGCGAAGCTCGGGCGGAAGCTCGTCGAGGTGCCGGTCGGCTTCAAATGGTTCGTCGACGGCCTGATCTCGGGCAGCTTCGGCTTCGCCGGCGAGGAGAGCGCCGGCGCCTCCTTCCTGCGCATGGACGGCTCGGCCTGGACCACCGACAAGGACGGCATCATCCTCGGCCTGCTTGCCGCGGAGATCACCGCGAAGACCGGCAGCGATCCCGGCGTGCTCTACGGCAAGCTCACCGCGGAACTCGGCGAACCCCGCTATGCGCGCGTCGACGCGCCGGCGAGCGCGAGCCAGAAGGCTGTCCTGAAGAACCTGTCGGCCGAGCAGATCGCCACGAAGGAGCTCGCCGGGCAGCCCATCACGGCAATCCTGAGCAAGGCTCCGGGCAACGACGCCCCGATCGGCGGCGTCAAGGTCACGGCGGCGGATGGCTGGTTCGCGGCGCGCCCGTCGGGCACCGAGGACGTCTACAAGATCTATGCCGAAAGCTTCCGGGACGAGGCGCATCTCGCCGCGATCCAGGAGGACGCGCGCAAGATCGTCGGGCAGGCCTTCGCGGCGGCTGGGGCATCCTGA
- a CDS encoding YciI family protein — MRVMVLVKASKDSEAGVMPDPEGFAKMGVYNEELIKAGVLLAAEGLHPTSKGIRMRFSGSERAITDGPFAETKELLAGFWLWQVKSFDEAVEWLKRAPFDGNTEIELRPVFEMEDFGDLVTPERRERKDNLRAEFEKRSG, encoded by the coding sequence ATGCGCGTGATGGTTCTGGTCAAGGCCAGCAAGGACAGCGAAGCCGGCGTGATGCCGGACCCTGAGGGCTTCGCGAAGATGGGCGTCTATAACGAGGAACTGATCAAGGCCGGCGTCCTGCTGGCCGCCGAGGGCCTGCATCCGACATCGAAGGGGATCCGCATGCGCTTCTCGGGCAGCGAGCGGGCGATCACCGATGGCCCCTTCGCGGAGACCAAAGAACTGCTGGCTGGCTTCTGGCTCTGGCAGGTGAAGTCCTTCGACGAGGCGGTCGAGTGGCTGAAGCGCGCGCCCTTCGACGGCAACACCGAGATCGAGCTCAGGCCCGTCTTCGAGATGGAGGATTTCGGAGACCTGGTGACGCCGGAGCGGCGCGAACGGAAGGACAACCTGCGCGCCGAATTCGAGAAGCGTTCCGGCTGA
- a CDS encoding DNA-3-methyladenine glycosylase I: MSDTVIVGEERIAIQGADGKFRCRWPGTDPLYLTYHDTEWGVPEYDSRALWEKLILDGFQAGLSWITILRKRDAFRAGFANFDPETVARFTEADVQRLLADPGIIRHRGKIEGTIKSAQAYLKLSEREPFADFLWKHLDGRVLQNSYRTQGEVPTQTKVSETVSKELKKAGFTFCGPTIVYAFMEACGLVNDHLTDCFRWSECAALARDSRPAA, from the coding sequence ATGAGCGACACCGTCATCGTCGGCGAGGAGCGCATCGCGATCCAGGGCGCGGACGGCAAGTTCCGTTGCCGCTGGCCGGGCACCGACCCGCTCTATCTCACCTATCACGACACCGAATGGGGCGTGCCGGAATATGATTCCCGCGCGCTCTGGGAAAAGCTGATCCTCGACGGCTTTCAGGCCGGCCTGTCCTGGATCACCATCCTCCGGAAGCGCGACGCCTTCCGCGCCGGCTTCGCCAATTTTGATCCCGAGACCGTCGCCCGCTTCACCGAAGCCGATGTCCAGCGCCTGCTCGCCGACCCCGGCATCATCCGCCATCGCGGCAAGATCGAGGGCACGATCAAGAGCGCGCAAGCCTATCTCAAGCTGAGCGAGCGCGAGCCCTTCGCCGATTTCCTCTGGAAGCATCTCGACGGCCGCGTGCTGCAGAACAGCTACCGCACGCAAGGCGAGGTCCCGACCCAGACCAAGGTATCCGAGACGGTCTCGAAAGAGCTGAAGAAGGCGGGCTTCACCTTCTGCGGCCCGACGATCGTCTACGCTTTCATGGAAGCCTGCGGGCTGGTCAACGACCACCTGACCGACTGCTTCCGCTGGAGCGAATGCGCCGCGCTCGCCCGCGACTCGCGCCCCGCCGCCTGA
- a CDS encoding RNA polymerase sigma factor — protein MSGSDAHRTIETVWRMEAPRLIAGLARVTRDVGRAEELAQDALVAALKQWPGEGVPRNPAAWLMQVAKHRATDAARHEIMARRKQGEIGRNIDNEGPAMPDLDEALDDEVGDDLLRLIFTACHPVLPKEARIALTLRLLGGLTTDEIARAFLVPEPTMAQRIVRAKKALSEARVPYEVPAGAELGERLASVLEVVYLIFNEGYSATAGENWVRPGLCEEALRLGRILAARAPQEPEVHGLVALMELQASRLRARIGSDGEPILLLDQNRTRWDRLLIGRGLAALERAQRLAGVAPGPYLLQAALAACHARARTAEETDWKRIVALYTVLGQVAPSPVVALNRAVAVSMADGPEAGLALVEALADEPALRRYHLLPGVRGDLLAKLGRHREAAEAFDSAVALTQNARERALMQERAAKERAAGA, from the coding sequence ATGTCGGGCAGCGATGCACACCGCACCATCGAGACAGTCTGGCGCATGGAGGCGCCCCGGCTGATCGCGGGGCTCGCGCGGGTAACGCGCGATGTCGGCCGGGCCGAGGAACTGGCGCAGGACGCACTGGTCGCGGCGCTGAAGCAGTGGCCCGGAGAGGGCGTGCCGCGCAATCCGGCGGCCTGGCTGATGCAGGTCGCCAAGCACCGCGCCACCGATGCGGCCCGCCACGAGATCATGGCCCGGCGCAAGCAGGGCGAGATCGGCCGCAATATCGACAATGAAGGACCGGCGATGCCGGATCTCGACGAGGCGCTCGACGATGAGGTCGGCGACGACCTGCTGCGCCTGATCTTCACCGCCTGCCACCCTGTCCTGCCCAAGGAAGCGCGGATCGCGCTGACGCTGCGGTTGCTCGGTGGCCTGACCACCGACGAGATCGCGCGCGCCTTCCTGGTGCCGGAGCCGACGATGGCGCAGCGCATCGTGCGCGCCAAGAAGGCGCTGAGCGAGGCTAGGGTGCCTTATGAGGTGCCGGCTGGCGCCGAACTCGGCGAGCGGCTCGCTTCCGTTCTGGAGGTCGTCTACCTCATCTTCAACGAAGGCTATTCGGCCACGGCCGGCGAGAACTGGGTCAGGCCGGGCCTGTGCGAGGAGGCGCTGCGGCTCGGGCGCATCCTGGCGGCGCGCGCGCCGCAGGAACCGGAAGTGCATGGCCTCGTCGCGTTGATGGAATTGCAGGCTTCGCGGCTGCGGGCGCGCATCGGTTCGGATGGCGAGCCGATCCTGTTGCTCGACCAGAACCGAACTCGCTGGGACCGCTTGCTGATCGGGCGCGGCCTTGCGGCGCTGGAGCGGGCACAGCGGCTCGCCGGTGTGGCTCCCGGCCCCTATCTGCTCCAGGCGGCGCTGGCCGCCTGCCATGCCCGCGCCCGGACGGCCGAAGAGACGGACTGGAAGCGGATTGTTGCGCTCTACACCGTGCTCGGTCAGGTGGCGCCGTCGCCGGTCGTGGCGCTCAACCGCGCGGTCGCGGTCAGCATGGCGGACGGGCCGGAAGCCGGCCTTGCGCTGGTCGAGGCCCTGGCCGACGAGCCGGCGCTCAGGCGCTATCATCTGCTGCCGGGCGTACGCGGCGACCTGCTCGCCAAGCTCGGCCGCCACCGGGAGGCGGCTGAGGCTTTCGACAGCGCTGTTGCCTTGACGCAGAACGCGAGGGAGCGGGCTCTGATGCAGGAGAGGGCTGCCAAGGAGCGCGCTGCCGGCGCGTGA
- a CDS encoding YciI family protein, whose product MRFMVMVKATKDSEAGAPPTQELLEAMMAYNEELVKAGIMKGGDGLQPSAKGARVQFDGTKRAVVDGPFAETKELVAGYWLWECASLDEAIAWVKRCPNPMPGPSEIEIRPLFELADFGEIVTPETAAQWDRLKAESEGQG is encoded by the coding sequence ATGCGTTTCATGGTGATGGTCAAGGCGACCAAGGACAGCGAAGCCGGCGCGCCGCCGACCCAGGAGCTGCTCGAGGCGATGATGGCCTATAACGAGGAGCTGGTGAAAGCCGGCATCATGAAGGGCGGCGATGGCCTGCAGCCCAGCGCGAAGGGCGCGCGCGTCCAGTTCGACGGCACCAAGCGCGCCGTCGTCGACGGGCCCTTCGCCGAGACCAAGGAGCTCGTCGCCGGCTACTGGCTCTGGGAATGCGCATCGCTCGACGAGGCGATCGCTTGGGTCAAGCGCTGCCCCAATCCGATGCCCGGCCCGTCCGAGATCGAGATCCGCCCGCTGTTCGAGCTGGCCGATTTCGGCGAGATCGTCACGCCGGAGACGGCGGCGCAGTGGGACCGGCTCAAGGCCGAGTCCGAAGGCCAGGGCTGA